The window CAACACATTAACAAGTAAATTACTTAAAACCTTTACAGTGGACCGTGGTAAAGAATTTGCGTGCTTTGAACAGGTTGAAAACGAGTTTGGGATACCAATGTATTTTGCTGATGCCTATGCAGCATGGCAACGTGGCTCTAATGAAAATAGTAATGGTTTACTTCGAGAGCTTTTTCCTAAGAAAACCGATTTAGCTAAAGTAACACTAGATAAACTAACAGAAGCACTAGTGCTGATTAATAATCGACCTAGAAAATGCCTTAGGTTTAAAACACCATTTGACATGTTTAAACATGAGATTAAAAAATTGATTTAATTTTGTCGCATTACTTATTGCAATTCATCATATACAAAAGGAATTTCCAACACAATCATAACCACCCGTAGAACGGGTGGTTTGCTCTGACCCTATAAGGGTCTTTCTCTAATGGTGGCCCTCTAAAGAGGGCATAGAATGATCTGACAACCACTCTATTACCACTGGCTACCCCCTACTCGGGGGCTTTTATTTTGCCTATTTTACTGGCTCACCCGTAAACGGGTCGGTATATTCTTTAAAGTTTAATGTATCTTGTGCTATATCCTCTTGTAGTTGATTGCGAACATACTTTTTATCGCTCCTTCATATCGTCCCACCGTATCCACATAATATCCTCTACACCAGAAATGTCTATTTCCATACGTATATTTTAAATTTGCGTGTCTATCGAATATCATGAGGCTACTTTTGCTTTTTAAATATCCCATAAAACTCGATATACTTAAATGTGGTGGAATCGTTACTAGCATATGGATATGATCTGGACAGCATTCTGCCTCGATAATTTCTACATTTTTTCTCTTACATAAATCTCTTAGAATTTTACCTACATCAGCTTTTATCCGACCATAAATTATTTATCTTCTATATTTTGGAGCAAAAACAATATGATATTTACATCTCCATTTACTATGTGATAAGCTTTTTACGTCATTCATTGACAGTGAACCTCCTATGTTGAAATGTTGTGGTTGCCAGACCAACTCCATTCTAGCACTAGGAGGTTCTTTCCTTTTCTCTAAGAATTTTTACTGACCCCAGTTTAACTGGGGATTTAGTTATGCCTATTCGGCGTACAAGTAAAAACAGCTCTTTTTATACGAAAAGAGCTGTTCTATTTTATGAAAGAGAAAGTCACTAGTGACCTTTGTGCTTCTCTCTACGTTTTTGCTGCTTGCGTTCAAATTTCTCTTGTTTGAGGAATTGCTTTTGGACACTAGATTGATGTTTTGAAATCTTTTTCCTTTCCTCATACTGCAACTGCAATAGTTCTTTCGACTTAGAAGAAACTTTCTGCTTTACCTGCTTCTTTACAACACGTTGTAGGCGTTTCGGATTCTTAATCTTCACATACTGTTTGACTGTTGACTCTGAACTAAAAGATAAGCGAGCAAACTGAGTTTGTAAAATCTCAAGAATTTCATCATCTTTCGGTTCCTGACCAAATGTCACACGACAAACTTGATAAGTTTCCTGATACGCTTGTTCAAACAATCCATGCCAAAATCCATCTTCAAAATAAACTGTCAATCTAATTGAAATTGTTTCCACGACAGCACCTCCTTAAATCTATCCCTAAGAATGGACAACCAAGGAGGAAGGTTACTGATAGGCTTGCCTACGTCTGGACTACCAACCAGAACTGTGTTTTTATCTTAGTTAGGACTATTATAGCATATTTATAATCTATTTTTATTGCTTCTTCAAATGCCTATCAAAAAAATGAATCGTAGCCAACCAAGAATCCTTGCTCTCTTTCATCAGTAAACGCCAATCTTTTCGATAACGATGATTTGGTTGATAGGCCACCGTCAACATGTGACCTGTTTCATGATATTTTTTAAATATAATGTAGTGTCCTTTATAATGGGAGACAATATCATCAATTGCTGACGAAGCATCCCATATTTCATCAACAGTACTTCCGAGCAATAAGATTGGTGAATGAATTTGACCAACATCTATTCTAGCAGAGCAATCTTTAGGGAAGGTTTTTCTAAAAAGTTTACTGAACAGATAATCTCTAAGTCGAAACTTTTGATAGGAAAGTTCTTTTTGCAAATGCGTCCAAGAGGAAGTATGAGAGTTCCATTTTCCTTTTATTCCTTCATACACCACATCAGAGGGGGAATTTAGTACCAAGCATTGAACGTCATTAAAAAGGCTCTCCTCAGCTAAAACGAATTCTGCTCCCTTAGACCGTCCATAGATTCCAATGCTTTCACTATCTACTTGAGGATGCTGACGTAGATAATCCTTTGCTCCCACAAGGCACTCTAAAGGAATACGTTCCAAATGTTTTGGTAACCCCTCTAAACCAAAGTAGGCAACTGCTAAGCAAATATAACCTCTGGAAGATAGAAGCTGAGCCATATTCTGTGCCTTTTCAATTCTTCCTTCACTACCGCTCACAATAATCAATGCCGGTGCTTTTAGTGACTTTTTATCATAAAATAGTCTCCCTTGAAAATGTTCCCCGTAAATATCTTGATGACTAATTTGCGAACTCATGTAACGTCTTGAGAAGGTTCTCTCTGCAATAACAGTATTTCCTTGCATAATTTTGATTTTCACAAAAAATTGATCCAGTAAAGGAATTTTAGAAAGAGAACTTGGGAGTTTCTTTTTCTTATTGGTCAAGGGCTTAGCATTAAAAAATAGTCCCATTGTTGAAATGCCTTCATAAGAGCCAGAACAAGATGGAGTTTGTGAAATATCAATAATGCCATTCTTATCTGATACAAAAGTCCCTGTTGATCTCCATAAAACATCATGAGCTAAAAGCATGGGAGCATTGATACAATAATAATCAGTTAGGTACATCTCGACTCGATATGTTTCTCTTGGTTTTAAGCCATTGATGACAATATTGAAAGATTCGTCTGCTAACTCAGACTCTGAGATAAGTTCAATTTGTATAGTCATATCTTCCTCTTTTTGTTAATGCTATTAACAATGTGTTTTTAAAATTACCGTGATTTTTACCACGGTAATTCTCGCCATACCTGTTCAACATCATCCGTCAGTTTCATAACCATTTGAAGGTCCTCCTCACTATAGTTTCTTAAAACTGAAAAAATGGCTTTTTCAATATGCTCCTGTTGCTCTTTATGGATATTAAAAACTTCAACCACTTTTTTGGATAATATCAGATATTTATTTTTTTGCTTAATTGTAGAATGAAATTGAACACATAAAAAATCCATAGTGAACCTTGTGTTATGATTTAGGTGACTAATCAAAATATAACCGAGGTAATCACTATGGACTACAATAATCATAACACGACATTACACACAAACAAACACTTAAACTTCGAAGAACGATTTTATTTAGAAAAGAGAATCGTTCTAGGAGATAGTATTGCTGCAATTTCACGTGCACTGGGCCGTTCTAGAACAACTATTTATACAGAATTAAAACGTGGTACTGTAATTCAAATTCGACATGGTAAATCTCAACTTGTATATTTAGCTGATTCTGGACAAGCAACATATGAATGACAACGTGTTGGCTCCTTTAATACCATGAGAATTGGTGCTATAGAATCTTTTATAAATTAGATTGAAAGCAAGACTCTAGCTGATCGTTGGTCATTTGATGCTGCTGTTGGATATGCTAAACATAAGGGGTTGTTTGTGCGTAATGAAATGGTTTGTACTAAAACTTTATATAACTATCTTCACAAAGGTGTATTAGGTATAAAAGCAATTGATTTACCATTGGTAGTACGGCGTTCCCAACGAAAATCTATTTCTAGAAAACATAAGCGAGAACTTGGTAAATCCATAGAACTTCGCGATCCTACTATTGAAACGCGCGAGGAATTCGGACATTGGGAATTAGATACCGTCCGTGGAACAAAAGATAAGACAGACCATATTTTAATCTCTTTACTTGAGCGTAAAAGCAGATTGTATGTGGCTTTACGATGTCCCTCAGCGCGTGCTACTGATGTAAAAGAAACACTGCATGCATGGTTAAATACGTTTAAAGATGTTAATCTAGCTTGCTTATGTAAAACAATAACTGCAGATAACGGTTTAGAGTTTTCAGAGATATCTAATTTAGAAAATGAAACCTTGTCTATTTATTTTGCTAGACCTTATTCTGCTTGGGAACGTGGATCAAACGAAAGGCATAATGGTTTACTTCGTAGATGTATACCGAAAGGAATGCCAATAAAAGCCGTTTCAGAGGAAACAATTCAACGAACACTTCAATGGTGTAATAATTTGCCACGCAAGCTTCTAAATTATAGAACCCCCTTGGATGTCTTTCTTGAAGAAGTTAATAGAATTGTAGATTTGGATACTGTTCAATTTCATATTGCAATTTAAAATTTAAAAATTTAACTTTGTTAACAAGTTTTATTATAAGTAAAATTACAAATGATGCTATTAGTCCCTTAATAATATCTTCAGGTATTGTTTTTACCATAACCAATATATAATTGTATCAGACATACACTACCCTCCGAGTTTTTTGGTATTAAACCACTCAAAAGTAATACCATCAATTATATTAACTTCAAAAGGTTTACTTTTCCCATAACAAATACCATTTTTTACCAAATACGCCTCAACATAATGTCTACCTACATAGCAAGTTTCTTCTGTTCTTATTCTTTTTCCTTGTTCAAGCTTAGAATTATAAAAGTCTCCTCTTAAGCAATTCGCATTTATTGCTTCGTAACCAGTATTGGTTATTTGCCAGTATATATCATAGTCTTTTATATTAAGTGTAAGTGCATTGACTTCAAATCTAAGTTTTCCTTTTTTATTCAAAGCTTCACCACTTTTTATTTGCTTAAATCTGAAACCACGCCAACTGTAATATGCTTTTATCTCTACGTTAGTCTTAGCAATACTTGATAATTTCCATTTAGGTTTTTGATGATAACTTAAAGAATTTAACGAGATTCCAATTTCATTAGTATTTTTACGCAAACTTCTCTGCATATAAAACAAACTCTCATTTAAAGACATTGCTTTATTATCTATGCTAAAGTCAACTTTAAGTTGATCATACCACTTCAAAAAATTTTCAAAGTATTTTCCATCCTTATCCCATTTCAAAGATAATTTTTCTTTTCTATTAACCGGATTATAAATACAAGGATTTTCATTTTCATATTCAACTCCACTCAAAAGATTTTTGACTACATTCAATAATAATGTTTTAAAATCATCACTAATAATCATACTTTCAGGATAAATTTTTGCAACCAAAGTAGTAATTATAATGGAAGACGGTTTTTGTTCCATATCATCTTCAAACATAACTTCTGCATGTCTCTTTAATAATTGCACAATTCTTTGTAATGGAGTTTTTATTTTATAATCTGGAATTTCTTCTATATTTGCATAAAATCGTTTAGCATAGGATTCTTTTATAATTTGAAAATCGCTTTGTTTTTTGAACCAATCGGAATATACTTTAGGACTACTAACTTCCCAGTCAAATGTTATATCATCATAGTTATCACTTCTTTTATCTGAAATTGCAATATTTCCATCATCCGTATCATTCCAAGGAACAGCAGGTAAAATATCTATATGAAAATTTGATTCATCTACATAATTTAATGTCCAACACCTATTGCTTTCTTTTGGAAAATTTTCCATACTATGCTTTAACGAGTAATTTTTAACTACTTTTCCAAGTTCGTCTTTTAATTCTCTTTGAGTCTGGTGATTTCTTCTTTTTTTCGTCATATTACAAACAATATCTATATCATACGCCCCGTCTTCAGTAAGAGGTTTAATTGCTGTTCCTAATTTAATAGAACCTTGTAAGTAAATATCCGGACTATATTCTGCTAGGTCAGATTCTTTTATATAGTTTGCAATTGCCTTATACCTGTTTGATGCTTTTTCGTAATTTGATTCAGAAACATCAATTTCATTAATAAGCTCTTTTATCTCCTTCGACATTTCAAATTTTTTCATTTTATTCCCCCTCTCTTATTAAATAATATATTGCGAATGAGCTCCTATTTTAAATGATTTTCCTCTTATATCAACACATTCCTTTTCAATGTCTTCTCTATCTACAAGCTTAATTAAATCATTCTCTTCTTTTACATATTTACGTATCATATCAGTATATTCATCTGGTAAATGAATCTCGTAAATATCAAATAATAATATCTCATTCTTTTTAAAATGCTTAGAATAAGCCATTTTAGGTTTTATTTGCTTTAAAAACTCTATTCTCATGCTACTTAAGACTTCTAT of the Veillonella parvula genome contains:
- a CDS encoding nucleotidyltransferase → MKKFEMSKEIKELINEIDVSESNYEKASNRYKAIANYIKESDLAEYSPDIYLQGSIKLGTAIKPLTEDGAYDIDIVCNMTKKRRNHQTQRELKDELGKVVKNYSLKHSMENFPKESNRCWTLNYVDESNFHIDILPAVPWNDTDDGNIAISDKRSDNYDDITFDWEVSSPKVYSDWFKKQSDFQIIKESYAKRFYANIEEIPDYKIKTPLQRIVQLLKRHAEVMFEDDMEQKPSSIIITTLVAKIYPESMIISDDFKTLLLNVVKNLLSGVEYENENPCIYNPVNRKEKLSLKWDKDGKYFENFLKWYDQLKVDFSIDNKAMSLNESLFYMQRSLRKNTNEIGISLNSLSYHQKPKWKLSSIAKTNVEIKAYYSWRGFRFKQIKSGEALNKKGKLRFEVNALTLNIKDYDIYWQITNTGYEAINANCLRGDFYNSKLEQGKRIRTEETCYVGRHYVEAYLVKNGICYGKSKPFEVNIIDGITFEWFNTKKLGG
- a CDS encoding acyl-CoA thioesterase/bile acid-CoA:amino acid N-acyltransferase family protein; amino-acid sequence: MTIQIELISESELADESFNIVINGLKPRETYRVEMYLTDYYCINAPMLLAHDVLWRSTGTFVSDKNGIIDISQTPSCSGSYEGISTMGLFFNAKPLTNKKKKLPSSLSKIPLLDQFFVKIKIMQGNTVIAERTFSRRYMSSQISHQDIYGEHFQGRLFYDKKSLKAPALIIVSGSEGRIEKAQNMAQLLSSRGYICLAVAYFGLEGLPKHLERIPLECLVGAKDYLRQHPQVDSESIGIYGRSKGAEFVLAEESLFNDVQCLVLNSPSDVVYEGIKGKWNSHTSSWTHLQKELSYQKFRLRDYLFSKLFRKTFPKDCSARIDVGQIHSPILLLGSTVDEIWDASSAIDDIVSHYKGHYIIFKKYHETGHMLTVAYQPNHRYRKDWRLLMKESKDSWLATIHFFDRHLKKQ
- a CDS encoding YjdF family protein, coding for METISIRLTVYFEDGFWHGLFEQAYQETYQVCRVTFGQEPKDDEILEILQTQFARLSFSSESTVKQYVKIKNPKRLQRVVKKQVKQKVSSKSKELLQLQYEERKKISKHQSSVQKQFLKQEKFERKQQKRREKHKGH